A single genomic interval of Shinella zoogloeoides harbors:
- a CDS encoding aromatic ring-hydroxylating oxygenase subunit alpha, whose product MNEVIRDISVPNDWDRSGLPGWCYHSPALLELEKQHVFREHWQIACHVSDIPEAGNYLALDVFGERALILRGQDGAVRAFHNICRHRGSRLVADEKGACRNALVCPFHGWVYNLDGTLRGAARPRSFPPLDKDEFALKTLECEVWQGFVFIRFAPGPQPSVAEQMRPFEEELSHYRAEEMVPAGGIWTQESPVNWKSVRDVDNEGYHVAMAHPALQDLYGSTYYDEPFVNGLCRSFATYNPHAGRRWSVRNYVKVSPENTRLPERLRKAWIYFGLFPNCVIAVTPESVQFYQEFPLSVGRTLLRGGIYRYREEDRAQRLARYLAARIDRDTQAEDVQLTVWSNEAMTSNAFAGFYLSDLEYGVRTHHDHLRRVLPVVNLKDAPEEREMAAANAGMTG is encoded by the coding sequence ATGAATGAGGTGATCCGCGATATCAGCGTTCCGAACGACTGGGACCGGAGCGGACTGCCGGGCTGGTGCTATCACAGCCCCGCCTTGCTCGAGCTGGAAAAGCAGCATGTCTTCCGCGAGCACTGGCAGATCGCCTGCCATGTCTCGGACATTCCCGAGGCCGGCAACTATCTTGCCCTCGACGTCTTCGGCGAGCGCGCACTGATCCTGCGCGGGCAGGACGGCGCGGTGCGGGCCTTCCACAATATCTGTCGCCACCGCGGCTCGCGGCTGGTGGCGGACGAGAAGGGCGCGTGCCGCAACGCGCTCGTCTGTCCCTTCCACGGCTGGGTCTACAATCTCGACGGCACATTGCGCGGCGCGGCGCGCCCGCGCAGCTTCCCGCCGCTCGACAAGGACGAATTCGCGCTGAAGACGCTGGAATGCGAGGTCTGGCAGGGCTTCGTCTTCATCCGCTTCGCCCCCGGCCCGCAGCCTTCCGTCGCCGAGCAGATGCGCCCCTTCGAGGAGGAGCTGTCGCATTACCGCGCCGAGGAGATGGTGCCGGCCGGCGGCATCTGGACCCAGGAAAGCCCGGTCAACTGGAAATCCGTGCGCGACGTCGACAACGAGGGCTACCATGTCGCCATGGCGCATCCGGCGCTACAGGACCTCTACGGCTCCACCTATTACGACGAGCCCTTCGTCAATGGTCTCTGCCGCTCCTTCGCCACCTACAATCCTCATGCCGGCCGGCGCTGGAGCGTGCGCAACTATGTGAAGGTCTCGCCGGAGAACACGCGCCTGCCGGAACGGCTGCGCAAGGCGTGGATCTATTTCGGCCTCTTCCCGAACTGCGTCATCGCCGTGACGCCGGAGAGCGTGCAGTTCTACCAGGAGTTCCCGCTTTCCGTCGGCAGGACGCTGCTGCGCGGCGGCATCTACCGCTACCGCGAGGAGGACCGCGCGCAGCGTCTCGCCCGCTACCTCGCCGCCCGCATCGACCGCGACACGCAGGCCGAGGACGTGCAGCTCACCGTCTGGTCCAACGAGGCCATGACCTCGAACGCCTTCGCCGGCTTCTATCTCTCCGACCTCGAATATGGCGTGCGCACCCATCACGATCACCTGCGCCGTGTGCTGCCGGTGGTGAACCTGAAGGACGCGCCGGAGGAAAGGGAAATGGCGGCGGCAAATGCCGGGATGACGGGATAG
- a CDS encoding aminotransferase: MAAIAKTANDGGPADEAAADDLTRLAERHLVQPWPVSGSIGAEARGRIEAGEGIYVTDAAGRKLIDGPAGMWCVNAGHRNRELADVMAAQAMELSYNSPWYTTNAPSAVLSARLAGHAPDGVDHVFYTTGGSSAVETALRFMQFANNVKGRPEKKLIVSRQGGYHGSTYLSASLNGRPRDHDWMDSAADLVVKLSCPNPFRRPEGMSVEAFCDFLVEEFRQVIEARGAETIGAFIAEPVMASGGVIVPPPGYLQRMHALCRQNDILFIADEVVTAFGRLGHVFASKDVFDIEPDMITFAKGVTSGYFPLGGVMIAGRLFEELRRSNHSEAMFAHGLTYSSHPVGCAVALKNLDILEGGLLEHTRAVSGHFQASLKALEDLPLVGEVRGLGLMACVECVADRTSNNPLTLDLEVGKRIDRHCQELGLLVRPLIHMCVMSPPLTITTAQIDDMAAILRKGIELTMDDLAREGLWKG, from the coding sequence ATGGCGGCAATTGCGAAGACGGCGAATGACGGCGGGCCTGCCGACGAGGCGGCGGCCGACGACCTTACCCGGCTTGCCGAACGGCATCTCGTGCAGCCCTGGCCGGTCTCCGGCTCCATCGGCGCGGAGGCGCGCGGGCGCATCGAGGCGGGCGAGGGCATCTATGTGACGGATGCGGCCGGGCGGAAGCTGATCGACGGGCCGGCCGGCATGTGGTGCGTCAATGCCGGTCACCGTAACCGCGAGCTTGCCGACGTCATGGCCGCGCAGGCCATGGAGCTTTCCTACAATTCGCCCTGGTATACGACGAACGCGCCCTCCGCGGTGCTGTCAGCGCGGCTGGCGGGCCATGCGCCGGATGGTGTCGACCATGTCTTCTACACGACCGGCGGCTCGTCTGCCGTCGAGACGGCGCTGCGCTTCATGCAGTTCGCCAATAATGTGAAGGGCCGGCCGGAGAAGAAGCTGATTGTCTCCCGGCAGGGCGGCTATCACGGCTCGACCTATCTTTCCGCCTCGCTGAACGGCCGGCCGCGCGACCATGACTGGATGGACAGCGCCGCCGACCTCGTGGTGAAGCTCTCCTGCCCCAATCCCTTCCGCCGGCCCGAGGGCATGAGCGTCGAGGCCTTCTGCGATTTCCTCGTCGAGGAGTTCCGCCAGGTTATCGAGGCGCGGGGGGCGGAGACTATCGGCGCCTTCATCGCCGAGCCGGTTATGGCCTCCGGCGGCGTCATCGTGCCGCCGCCCGGCTATCTTCAGCGCATGCATGCGCTGTGCCGGCAGAACGATATCCTCTTCATCGCCGACGAGGTGGTGACGGCATTCGGCCGCCTCGGCCATGTCTTCGCGTCGAAGGATGTCTTCGACATCGAGCCGGACATGATCACCTTCGCCAAGGGCGTGACGTCCGGCTATTTTCCGCTTGGTGGCGTGATGATTGCCGGCCGGCTCTTCGAGGAACTGCGCCGCTCGAACCATTCCGAGGCGATGTTCGCCCATGGCCTCACCTATTCCAGTCATCCGGTCGGCTGTGCCGTCGCGCTGAAGAACCTCGATATCCTCGAGGGCGGGCTGCTGGAGCATACGCGGGCCGTGTCGGGCCATTTCCAGGCGAGCCTGAAGGCGCTGGAGGACCTGCCGCTGGTCGGCGAGGTGCGCGGCCTCGGGCTGATGGCCTGCGTCGAATGCGTCGCCGACCGCACCAGCAACAACCCGCTGACGCTCGACCTCGAAGTCGGCAAGCGCATCGACCGGCATTGCCAGGAATTGGGCCTTCTCGTGCGCCCGCTCATCCATATGTGCGTGATGTCGCCGCCGCTGACGATCACGACAGCCCAGATCGACGACATGGCGGCGATCCTGCGTAAGGGCATCGAACTGACGATGGACGATCTCGCCCGCGAGGGGCTTTGGAAAGGCTGA
- a CDS encoding DUF2325 domain-containing protein — protein sequence MPTLPRLKSHGAPLPPLAMPFKGSGETVTRAASQRLRLSDIPSTFHCSIVGTCLTTGELRQILIKAGQEDARTATDHALHGRGVRLAGQHDQAGRLLNKALDKRHESSIKRLPRNADEEELRAIWRDCFDRGDIAGPYWALMSHPASPARLLRDIFGEVHMLSHLVGSASRLDLARLTRLERQLEQEKARGARQEMRLKAAAGERAAFQRSARQMEERLIHAEALAAALARPARAEDTLPGQRETEASRFDAQSRRLAEAEERGRALQREVEQLRDLNDAILRENEALETAIATHLQHGAETARPAGPVLYVGGRRNLFEHLRAYAASCDVTLLLHDGGMEDSTTLLPALVGQAATILFPVDHISHSAVGLVKRLCRDQGKPYLPLRSAGLASFLAAITGAGGAYGRT from the coding sequence CCCACGGCGCTCCCCTTCCCCCGCTGGCCATGCCTTTCAAGGGGTCCGGCGAGACTGTGACACGGGCCGCATCGCAACGGCTGCGGCTTTCCGATATCCCGTCCACCTTCCATTGCTCCATCGTCGGCACGTGCCTCACGACGGGCGAGCTTCGCCAGATCCTGATCAAGGCCGGGCAGGAGGACGCGCGCACCGCGACAGACCATGCCCTGCATGGCCGGGGCGTGCGTCTCGCCGGCCAGCACGACCAGGCCGGCAGGCTCCTCAACAAGGCGCTCGACAAGCGCCACGAGAGCAGCATCAAGCGCCTTCCCCGCAACGCCGACGAGGAAGAACTTCGCGCCATCTGGCGCGACTGCTTCGACCGCGGCGACATTGCCGGGCCGTACTGGGCGCTGATGAGCCACCCGGCAAGCCCAGCGCGCCTCCTGCGCGACATCTTCGGCGAGGTACACATGCTCTCGCATCTCGTCGGCAGCGCAAGCCGTCTCGACCTTGCCCGCCTGACCCGGCTGGAACGGCAGCTCGAACAGGAGAAGGCGCGCGGCGCGCGGCAGGAAATGCGCCTGAAGGCCGCGGCCGGCGAGCGCGCCGCCTTCCAGCGTAGCGCCCGGCAGATGGAAGAGCGGCTCATCCACGCCGAAGCCCTGGCTGCGGCACTCGCGCGGCCGGCCCGGGCGGAAGATACCTTGCCCGGACAGCGGGAGACGGAGGCGAGCCGTTTCGACGCGCAGTCCAGGCGGCTTGCCGAGGCGGAGGAGCGGGGCCGCGCCCTGCAGCGCGAGGTCGAGCAACTGCGCGACCTCAACGACGCGATCCTGCGGGAGAACGAGGCGCTGGAGACGGCCATCGCGACCCATCTCCAGCATGGCGCGGAAACCGCCCGGCCTGCCGGCCCGGTCCTCTATGTCGGCGGACGGCGCAATCTCTTCGAACATCTGCGCGCCTATGCGGCGAGCTGCGATGTCACTCTCCTGCTGCATGACGGCGGCATGGAAGACAGCACCACGCTCCTGCCTGCCCTCGTCGGGCAGGCCGCGACGATCCTCTTTCCCGTCGACCACATCAGCCACTCGGCCGTCGGCCTCGTGAAGCGGCTCTGCCGCGACCAGGGCAAGCCCTACCTGCCGCTGCGCTCGGCCGGCCTTGCCAGCTTCCTCGCCGCCATCACCGGCGCCGGCGGCGCCTACGGCCGGACCTAG
- a CDS encoding ABC transporter permease yields the protein MTAAALGPAANAPSPARRRAWMRSEEARGLAMISPTFLYALAVLFLPVLIVIAYSFWTQNYLDIDRTFTLENYRQALTEPIYRDLFVRSLWISLTVSVVTVVFSYPVAWFISFHGGVHKNLWLFLITIPCWTSYLLRVMSWKVILGYGGVMNTGLISMGLIDKPVTSLLYNSNAVVITLVHSWAAFAILPIYVSLQKIDRTLIEAARDLGDSRLKAFFRITLPLSLPGVISAFLIVMIPTVGDYVTPRLVGGKDGVMIATAIQAQFGKAANWPLGAALSVTTMVLVSLAAAAVVLALKFTVRRIR from the coding sequence ATGACGGCGGCGGCGCTTGGCCCTGCCGCAAACGCGCCCTCTCCCGCCAGGCGCAGAGCCTGGATGCGGAGCGAAGAGGCCCGCGGCCTCGCCATGATATCTCCGACCTTCCTCTACGCGCTGGCGGTGCTCTTCCTTCCGGTCCTCATCGTCATCGCCTACAGTTTCTGGACCCAGAACTATCTCGACATCGACCGCACCTTCACGCTGGAGAACTACCGGCAAGCCCTGACGGAGCCGATCTATCGCGACCTGTTCGTCCGCTCCCTGTGGATCTCGCTGACCGTCAGCGTCGTCACCGTCGTCTTCTCCTATCCCGTCGCCTGGTTCATCTCCTTCCACGGCGGCGTACACAAGAACCTCTGGCTCTTCCTCATCACCATCCCCTGCTGGACGAGCTACCTGCTGCGCGTCATGTCGTGGAAGGTCATCCTCGGCTATGGCGGCGTCATGAATACCGGCCTCATCTCGATGGGCCTAATCGACAAGCCGGTGACATCGCTGCTCTACAATTCCAACGCCGTCGTCATCACGCTGGTGCATAGCTGGGCGGCCTTCGCCATCCTGCCGATCTACGTCTCGCTGCAGAAGATCGACCGTACGCTGATCGAGGCGGCGCGCGACCTAGGCGACAGCCGCCTCAAGGCCTTCTTCCGCATCACGCTGCCGCTCTCGCTGCCCGGTGTCATCTCCGCCTTCCTGATCGTGATGATCCCCACGGTCGGCGACTATGTGACGCCGCGCCTCGTCGGCGGCAAGGACGGCGTAATGATCGCGACCGCCATCCAGGCGCAATTCGGCAAGGCGGCCAACTGGCCGCTGGGCGCGGCCCTCTCGGTGACGACCATGGTGCTCGTCTCGCTCGCCGCCGCCGCCGTGGTGCTGGCGCTGAAATTCACCGTGCGGAGGATCCGATGA